In Metarhizium brunneum chromosome 3, complete sequence, a genomic segment contains:
- the PaMT_0 gene encoding O-methyltransferase PaMT: protein MDSSQSMPRLIQLATTINLSVARIQRVLDSQQAPSPSFDEDSAPLPVDIREAQDVVLDATAELHDLLTDPLNLMHRFARGDKTACLQTIARFDIASLVPPGGQISFKELASQTPLTEQMMGRIIRHAVTMRVFREPECGFVAHTRASRMLASPEMRDWIRAGTEELGPAGSKLAEALEKWPGSQEPNETGFSLANNTTGSIYDVISEYPQRAVRFANAMKVMTSKPEFDACYGTDFYDWASLGAARVVDVGGGNGHFALTLAKRYARLDVVVQDMAKVVENATSGDLRERVRFMAHNLFDAQTIAADVFFFRWIFHNWSDRYCIQILRAQLPALKKGARLVVQESFMPASGSVSQCKERDLRAMDLEMAYTFNSRERTLADWKALFREADSGFVFKSAIEPKGSAMGILEFEWDGADGSAT from the exons ATGGACTCCAGCCAGTCGATGCCGCGATTGATCCAGCTGGCCACCACTATCAACCTTTCAGTAGCCAGGATTCAACGAGTTCTAGATAGCCAACAAGCACCATCGCCTTCCTTTGACGAGGATAGTGCTCCTCTTCCCGTAGACATTAGAGAAGCCCAAGATGTTGTTCTTGATGCCACGGCAGAGCTTCACGACTTGCTCACAGATCCCTTGAATCTTATGCACCGATTTGCCAGA GGAGATAAGACGGCCTGTCTGCAAACCATTGCTCGTTTCGATATTGCGAGCCTCGTACCACCAGGCGGCCAGATCTCATTTAAAGAACTTGCCAGCCAGACACCTCTGACGGAGCAAATGATGGGTCGCATCATTCGCCACGCCGTGACGATGCGCGTATTCCGCGAGCCCGAATGTGGATTTGTGGCTCATACAAGAGCATCGAGAATGCTGGCAAGCCCAGAGATGAGAGACTGGATTCGCGCCGGCACCGAGGAACTGGGACCGGCAGGAAGCAAG TTGGCAGAAGCACTTGAGAAATGGCCAGGCTCGCAGGAGCCAAACGAGACG GGATTCTCTTTGGCAAATAACACGACGGGGTCAATTTACGACGTGATTTCGGAGTATCCACAGAGAGCCGTTCGCTTCGCAAACGCGATGAAGGTGATGACGTCGAAGCCAGAGTTTGACGCGTGTTACGGTACAGATTTTTACGACTGGGCGTCGCTCGGCGCGGCTCGAGTTGTcgatgtcggcggcggcaacggccaCTTTGCGCTCACACTCGCCAAACGATACGCCCGACTGGATGTCGTTGTGcaggacatggccaaggtggtTGAGAACGCGACGAGTGGTGATTTGCGGGAGAGGGTTCGGTTCATGGCTCACAACTTGTTTGATGCTCAGACTATCGCCGCTGATGTATTCTTCTTTCGCTGGATCTTTCACAACTGGTCGGACCGATATTGCATCCAGATTCTCAGGGCCCAGCTACCGGCGCTGAAAAAAGGGGCGCGTCTTGTTGTACAAGAGTCTTTCATGCCGGCAAGTGGAAGTGTATCCCAGTGCAAGGAAAGAGACTTGAG GGCGATGGACTTGGAGATGGCTTATACCTTCAACTCTCGAGAAAGAACACTCGCTGACTGGAAAGCCCTGTTCAGAGAGGCAGACTCGGGATTTGTGTTCAAGAGCGCCATTGAACCCAAAGGCTCTGCCATGGGTATATTGGAATTTGAGTGGGATGGCGCGGATGGATCGGCAACATGA
- the prtP_0 gene encoding PI-type proteinase: MHAMVRALLAVAALAATPSTADKAPRVLPGTYFVELNKGADVAGFAQRVTTEANARIRRQIDFTPAKGKAAEPYKAVSIVLDEAGKINDVASMDDVFKVHQVEVHTMGGIAPSSDRPKSEKQESFAGKISKRRAMRRALPETNTTAYPPHVMMQVDKLRSKGITGKGIKIGMIDTGVDYNHPALGGCFGPGCLFSFGADLVNNDPTPMDCNGHGTNAAGIIGTRPNAMGFTGAAPGAQLGMYRITCSGEFPTDVMVDAIYRALADGVDIITSSAGLPGGWPDSLLSSAATRAVESGVVFVQGAGNDGTLGLFSHLDPAVGNGVISVGSVNSRVYPQLINEAKYTIGNGSEVRFHFFPTTPSDNFTGTPMEVYALPVNGSSAGNGTHACGPLRPDTPDLSNKLVLLNFHGGRGDCSLRNMTKAVHAKGAARILAYVASEDWLPDLYYVDNLPEGVLALGMLGFDTATEMLKALQSGRKVLATAFPWNDAPRVYVEEPNDEIAGSVSDFSSWGPSWNLGLKPSLTAIGGEIISTDFREKNPSGYTITRGTSFSGPLIAALVALIGEARGSLDPATVESLLVSHSNPQLYHDGENFLPYLAPVAQQGGGLARAYDAAYATTLVQPAGLNFNDTEHMAASLNFTLKNVGQGAITYRLSHVPAVTVYTFTENGTVSSYPNKLEAVETPAAITLSETSVTVDPGNSVNIRVSASIPEGLDASRMPLWSGWIAINGSDSTSLSVPYQGFSGSIRKHQVLRPDGASLTYRNASVTEGTTVVLPAPGSITPSQLVLNINATMGIPLMRAEVVPANGTDATDITTSIGQVQGFPVQWRPRNLQQDSNSPDLLQFTQFKWNGQLDTGSNVPEGYYKLVVRALRIFGNPSNDEDWDVSESPRFQITYCQKGNSSSMIRRRAERGHN, from the exons ATGCACGCCATGGTGAGAGCCTTGCTTGCCGTTGCGGCACTAGCAGCAACTCCCTCTACCGCCGACAAGGCTCCCCGAGTCTTACCTGGCACCTATTTTGTTGAGCTTAACAAAGGCGCT GATGTGGCCGGCTTTGCACAAAGAGTCACGACAGAAGCCAATGCTCGTATTCGCCGACAGATCGACTTCACGCCTGCCAAGGGAAAAGCAGCCGAACCGTACAAGGCTGTCTCGATAGTGCTCGACGAGGCAGGCAAGATCAACGATGTGGCTTCCATGGACGACGTTTTCAAGGTACATCAAGTCGAGGTGCATACCATGGGCGGCATTGCTCCGTCAAGCGACCGACCCAAGAGTGAAAAGCAGGAGTCTTTTGCTGGCAAGATCAGTAAACGTCGGGCAATGCGACGTGCTCTGCCCGAAACGAATACCACGGCATACCCTCCTCACGTCATGATGCAAGTTGACAAGCTCCGCAGCAAAGGAATCACGGGCAAGGGCATTAAGATTGGCATGATCGATACCGGT GTTGACTATAACCACCCGGCACTCGGGGGTTGCTTTGGCCCCGGATGCCTCTTTTCCTTTGGAGCAGACTTGGTCAATAACGATCCCACGCCGATGGACTGCAACGGTCACGGAACCAAtgccgccggcatcattgGCACGCGACCAAACGCGATGGGCTTTACCGGCGCGGCCCCTGGCGCCCAGTTGGGCATGTACCGCATAACCTGCAGCGGTGAATTTCCCACCGACGTCATGGTGGACGCAATTTACcgcgccctcgccgacggCGTGGATATCATCACGTCGTCGGCCGGGCTTCCGGGCGGGTGGCCGGATAGTCTCTTGTCGTCGGCCGCCACGCGGGCTGTCGAGAgcggcgtcgtcttcgtccagGGCGCAGGCAACGACGGCACTCTCGGTCTCTTTTCGCACTTGGACCCGGCCGTCGGCAATGGCGTTATTAGTGTAGGATCGGTGAATAGCCGTGTCTATCCCCAGCTCATCAATGAGGCCAAGTACACCATCGGCAACGGATCCGAAGTCCGCTTCCACTTTTTCCCGACAACTCCCTCGGATAACTTCACCGGCACCCCGATGGAGGTCTATGCCCTGCCCGTGAATGGATCTAGTGCTGGCAACGGGACTCATGCCTGTGGCCCGCTCCGTCCTGACACGCCGGACTTGAGCAACAAGCTAGTCCTGCTGAATTTCCATGGTGGCAGAGGGGACTGTAGCTTGAGGAATATGACCAAAGCGGTTCATGCAAAGGGGGCAGCGCGTATTCTTGCCTACGTTGCTAGTGAAGACTGGCTTCCTGATTTGTATTACGTGGATAACTTGCCCGAGGGGGTTCTCGCCCTCGGAATGCTAGGGTTTGATACCGCGACGGAGATGCTCAAGGCGCTCCAGTCTGGCCGCAAAGTCCTCGCCACAGCCTTCCCCTGGAATGATGCACCCCGAGTCTATGTCGAGGAGCCAAATGACGAGATTGCAGGATCTGTTTCTGATTTCAGTTCCTGGGGCCCTTCGTGGAATCTCGGTCTCAAGCCTTCCCTGACTGCGATTGGCGGAGAAATCATCTCGACGGATTTTAGAGAGAAGAATCCTTCTGGCTACACGATTACACGAGGAACTTCCTTCTCAGGTCCCCTGATTGCTGCCCTCGTTGCACTGATTGGCGAGGCTCGCGGCTCTCTGGATCCAGCTACCGTCGAGAGCCTTCTCGTTTCGCACTCGAATCCGCAGCTCTACCACGACGGAGAGAATTTCTTGCCCTACCTTGCCCCTGTTGCCCAGCAGGGCGGCGGTCTGGCGCGTGCCTATGACGCTGCCTATGCCACAACTCTTGTCCAACCGGCGGGCCTCAACTTCAACGACACTGAACATATGGCGGCCTCACTCAACTTTACCCTCAAGAATGTGGGCCAAGGTGCTATCACGTACCGTCTTTCTCACGTTCCCGCCGTCACCGTGTATACCTTTACGGAAAATGGCACCGTTTCTTCGTATCCCAATAAGCTTGAGGCAGTTGAGACTCCAGCCGCGATTACTCTCAGTGAGACAAGTGTCACCGTAGACCCTGGGAATTCCGTCAACATCCGTGTATCAGCCTCGATTCCTGAGGGCCTCGACGCCAGTCGAATGCCCCTGTGGTCTGGCTGGATTGCGATCAACGGGTCTGACAGCACTTCACTCTCTGTTCCTTATCAGGGGTTTTCCGGCTCAATCCGCAAACACCAGGTCCTGCGACCCGACGGCGCCTCGCTCACCTATCGAAATGCCTCTGTCACTGAGGGTACCACTGTTGTCCTGCCAGCACCAGGCTCCATCACGCCATCTCAACTTGTGTTGAATATCAACGCAACAATGGGAATCCCTCTCATGCGTGCTGAGGTAGTGCCCGCGAATGGCACAGATGCCACCGATATTACTACATCGATTGGTCAGGTTCAAGGATTCCCCGTGCAGTGGCGCCCGAGGAACTTGCAGCAGGATTCGAATTCCCCAGACTTGCTTCAATTCACCCAGTTCAAATGGAATGGGCAGCTCGACACAGGTAGCAATGTGCCCGAGGGCTACTACAAGCTCGTTGTGCGGGCCCTGAGGATTTTCGGCAACCCTAGCAATGACGAGGACTGGGATGTCAGTGAGTCGCCGCGGTTCCAGATTACATACTGCCAAAAAGGAAATTCATCTAGCATGATCCGTCGCCGAGCCGAAAGGGGACACAATTAG